The Herbiconiux sp. SALV-R1 nucleotide sequence CGACGCACGCGCCGTCGACCCCCACACCCTCCCGCTCATCGAGGCCACCGCGGCGGCGGCCGAGGCCGAGCTCATGGTGCTGCGACTCAAGGCCCTGCGCGAGCGCGGGTCGCGCCCTGGGGAGCACGCCGAGCGGATGAGCGTGGCCGGCTTCGCGCCGTCGCACGGCGCCGGGGGTGCGGCCGGTGCGCCGCGGGCCCGCCGCCGCCCGACCTCGCTGCACGTGCTGGGTCGCGACACCGGTGAGCTGCTCGCCGGCGACGTGACGGCCGAGCTGAGCCTCCGCCACTCCGAGATCGTCACGGTGCTGGCCTGGCACCGCGGAGGGCTGTCGGCGTCGCGGCTCGCCGAGCTCGTCTACGGCGAGGAGGCGCTCGTGACGCTGCGCGCCGAGATCGTCCGGTTGCGGCGCATCCTCGACCAGCAGGGCACGGGCATCGAGCTGCTCTCGCGGCCCTACCGCCTCTCGGTGCCGCTCGAGCTCGACGCCCACCACGTCATCTCGCTGCTCGACCGCGGCGCGCACCGGGTGGCGCTCGCCGCCTCGCGCGGGCCGCTGCTTCCGGCGTCGGAGGCGCCGGGCGTCGAGGACATCAGGGCCCAGCTGCGCACGCGACTGCGGGAGGCGATGCTGACGGATGCGGCGGTCGACGTGATGCTCGACTACGCCGCCACCGAAGACGGCCTGGGCGACGCGGAGGTGTGGGCCGCCGCGCTGAGGCTGCTGCCCCCGCGGTCGCCGAAGCGGGCCGGGGTGGTCGCGCACCTGGAGGCGCTCGAGGGCTGACGCGGCGGGGTGGGGCCGCGGACGGGCGGGACTCAGGCTCCAACCGCGACTCCGGACGATCGGCACGGTGCGGGCGACGATCGGTCGCATGGTGCGCGGAGCTCGCGGCGTTGACCCCTCTCATGAGCACAGACACCCGTTCCGTTCCTCTCGCCGACACCGCGCATCCGCCCGTCGCCGCCGGTCGCCGCGACTCCTGGGCCGGCGTCGCCTCGCTCGGCCTCGGCGTCTTCGCGCTGGTGATGGCCGAGTTCCTGCCCGCCAGCCTCCTCACCACCATGGCCACCGACCTCGGCGTGAGCGAAGGCGTGGCCGGCCAGTCGGTCACCGTCACGGCACTGGTCGCCGCGGTGGCCGGGCTCGCCCTGCCCGTGGTGCTGCCGCGCATCGATCGCCGGCTCGTGATGCTGGGGCTCACCACCCTCGCCATCTCCTCCTCGGTGCTCGTGGCGGTGGCGCCGAACTACCCGGTGCTGCTGCTGGCGCGCATCCTCATCGGCATCGCCATCGGTGGCTTCTGGGCACTCGCCATCGCCATGACCGCCCAGCTCGTCGCCCCCGCGCGGCTCGGGCGTGCGATGACCGTCGTCAACACGGGCGTGTCGCTCGCGACGGTGGCGGCGATCCCGCTCGGCGCGTGGCTCAGCGAGCTCTGGGGGTGGCGGGCCGTGTTCCTGCTCGCGGCCGGGGTCGGCCTCGTCGCGCTCGCCGTGCAGCTCATGGTGCTGCCGTCGCTCGCGCCGGCCGGAGCGCCCGGCCTGCGTCAGCTCGGTGGGGCGCTCCGCTCCCGCCTCGTGGTGCTCGGGCTCGTCGCCACCGCGTTCGTCGCGGCGGGGCACTTCACCGGATTCACCTACATCAACCCGGCGGCCCAGACCATCGCGGGCTTCGACACCGCGGGGCTCGCCACCCTGCTGCTCGTCTACGGCGTCGCCGCCTTCGCCGGCAACCTCGTCGCCGGGCCGCTGGTCGACCGGCGCATGCGCACCGCCATCCTCGTGTTCCCGACCCTGCTCGGGACGGCGATGGCCGTCTTCGCCCTCTCCGGAGGAGCGCCGGTGAGCGTCATCGCCGCGGTCGCGCTGTGGGGCTTCGCCTTCGGCGCCGTGCCCACGACGCTGCAGACCTGGCTGGCGCGCTCGGCGCCCGACCGCCTCGAGAGCGTCGGCGGGCTGCAGGTCGCTGCCTTCCAGCTCGCCATCGCAGCCGGAGCGGTGGTCGGCGGCGTGCTCGTCGACTCGGTGGGGGTGCAGCTCGCGCTGGTGGCCGGCGGTGTCTCGGCCGTCGTGGGCGGGGTGCTGCTGAGCTCGCTCAGGAGTCGCTGAGCGCGGGCGCGGCGGCGCGGTGCGCGATCAGCGCGGTGTTCGTGCTGGTGTCGGGGCCGGCGCTGGTGCCGCCGGCCGTCGCGGAGCCGACGGCGTCGCTGGCGCCACCGCCCCTGGCGCCGGCGCCGGCCGCCTCGACAGCGCGCTGCCGCCACGCCGAGGGCGAGTCCCCGGCGTGGCGGCGGAAGGCGCGGCTGAACGCCACCTCCGAGCAGTACCCGAGCACGGTCGCGGTCTGCCCCACGCTCCATCGCTCGCGCCCGAGCAGCTCCTTCGCGCGGTCCATCCGGATGCGCGCCAGATAGCGCAGCGGGGGCTCACCGACCGTCGCGCGGAAGCGCTCCGAGAACGTCGAGCGCGACGACCGCGCGAGGCGGGCGAGCCCCTCCACCGACCAGTGCCGTCCCGGTTCGGCGTGCATCGCCTCGACGGCGCGTGCGATGTGGGGGTCGCGCAGAGTGACCAGCCAGCTCGACGAGTCGGCGCATCCGCTCTCGATCCAGGCCCGGATGGCGGCTGCAGCGACCACGTTCGCGAGCGCCGTGATCATCGAGCTCGCTCCGGGCCTCCCGGCGCCGCGCTCCTCACGCAGGAGCTCGAGCAGCTGGGCGATGAGCGGTTCGCGCACCAGGAAGCAGCAGGTCACGAGCATCTCGGGCAGGGCCGCGGCGATGGCCGAGGCGCCGTCGTCGAGACGCAGCTCGACCGTGAACAGCGAGGAGTCGTCTCGGGCGGTCACCGTGTGGGCGCCCCCGCGCGACAGCAGCAGCAAATCGCCGGCCGAGACCTCCACCGTGCGGCCCTCGCGGTCGACCCGCACCGAACCGGCGAGCACCTGGTGCAGGGTGACCGTGTCGCCGCCTCGCGCGACGCGATCGCCCCGGGCGAGGCGGCTCTCGTCGGTCGAGGTGGCCGTCCAGCGCAGCCGGGCGAGCAGCTCGCCGAGGGCGTCGTCTGCCGTGTCGAGGGTGGTCATGCACAGTTCAAGCCCGGCCGCGCATCCGTCATTCCCCGCCCGGCCCTGCCTGGTCCGGCACGGGCCCGCCCGGCACTGGCCCGCGCGGCCGTTCCCGCCCGGCCGTGCAACGAGGTGCAACCTTCTGCGGCGTAGCGTCACCGCATCCGACACCGTCGTCGACAAGGAGCACTCATGACCATCATCGATCGTCCCGAGACCCAGACCGAGGCCGCCCCCGCGGCTGCCGGCTCGACCGTCTACGCGAACCCCGGCACCGAGGGGTCCGTCGTCAGCTTCAAACCCCGCTACGACAACTACATCGGCGGGCGCTACGTGCCACCGGCCTCCGGCCAGTACTTCCAGAACCCCACGCCCATCACCGGCAAGGTCTTCACCGAGGTCGCGCGCGGCACCGCCGCCGACGTCGACGAGGCGGTCGAGGCGGGGTGGAAGGCGTTCGAGAGCTGGGGCAAGACCAGCGTCGCCGAGCGCGCCGTCATCCTCAACAAGATCGCCGACCGCATGGAGGCGAACCTCGAGCTGTTGGCGGTCGCCGAGACCTGGGAGAACGGCAAGCCGGTGCGCGAGACGCTCGCCGCCGACATCCCGCTCGCCATCGACCACTTCCGCTATTTCGCCGGCTGCATCCGCGCCCAGGAGGGCGGCATCTCCGAGCTCGACCACGACACGATCGCGTACCACTTCCACGAGCCGCTGGGGGTCGTGGGGCAGATCATCCCGTGGAACTTCCCCATCCTCATGGCGGTGTGGAAGCTCGCGCCGGCGCTCGCCGCGGGCAACTGCGTGGTGCTGAAGCCGGCCGAGCAGACGCCGGCGTCGATCCACGTGCTGCTCGAGCTCATCGAAGACCTGCTGCCTGCCGGTGTGCTCAACATCGTCAACGGCTTCGGCATCGAGGCCGGTGCTCCCCTCGCGTCGCACAACAACATCCGCAAGATCGCGTTCACCGGTGAGACCACCACCGGGCGGCTCATCATGCAGTACGCGAGCGAGAACCTCATCCCGGTCACCCTCGAGCTCGGCGGCAAGAGCCCCAACGTGTTCTTCGCCGACGTCGCCGACGAGAAGGACTCGTTCTACGACAAGGCGCTCGAGGGCTTCACCTTCTTCGCCCTCAACCAGGGCGAGGTCTGCACCTGCCCC carries:
- a CDS encoding aldehyde dehydrogenase family protein — translated: MTIIDRPETQTEAAPAAAGSTVYANPGTEGSVVSFKPRYDNYIGGRYVPPASGQYFQNPTPITGKVFTEVARGTAADVDEAVEAGWKAFESWGKTSVAERAVILNKIADRMEANLELLAVAETWENGKPVRETLAADIPLAIDHFRYFAGCIRAQEGGISELDHDTIAYHFHEPLGVVGQIIPWNFPILMAVWKLAPALAAGNCVVLKPAEQTPASIHVLLELIEDLLPAGVLNIVNGFGIEAGAPLASHNNIRKIAFTGETTTGRLIMQYASENLIPVTLELGGKSPNVFFADVADEKDSFYDKALEGFTFFALNQGEVCTCPSRALVQRSIYDGFVADGLDRVAKVKQGNPLDTSTMIGAQASNDQLEKILSYMDIGKQGGARLLTGGERADLGGELSGGFYVQPTVFEGTNDMRIFQEEIFGPVLALTSFEDYDDAISIANDTLYGLGAGVWSRSGSQLYRAGRAIQAGRVWSNTYHQYPAHAAFGGYKQSGIGRENHRMMLDHYQQTKNLLVSYADGPMGFF
- a CDS encoding AraC family transcriptional regulator, which gives rise to MTTLDTADDALGELLARLRWTATSTDESRLARGDRVARGGDTVTLHQVLAGSVRVDREGRTVEVSAGDLLLLSRGGAHTVTARDDSSLFTVELRLDDGASAIAAALPEMLVTCCFLVREPLIAQLLELLREERGAGRPGASSMITALANVVAAAAIRAWIESGCADSSSWLVTLRDPHIARAVEAMHAEPGRHWSVEGLARLARSSRSTFSERFRATVGEPPLRYLARIRMDRAKELLGRERWSVGQTATVLGYCSEVAFSRAFRRHAGDSPSAWRQRAVEAAGAGARGGGASDAVGSATAGGTSAGPDTSTNTALIAHRAAAPALSDS
- a CDS encoding MFS transporter, with the protein product MSTDTRSVPLADTAHPPVAAGRRDSWAGVASLGLGVFALVMAEFLPASLLTTMATDLGVSEGVAGQSVTVTALVAAVAGLALPVVLPRIDRRLVMLGLTTLAISSSVLVAVAPNYPVLLLARILIGIAIGGFWALAIAMTAQLVAPARLGRAMTVVNTGVSLATVAAIPLGAWLSELWGWRAVFLLAAGVGLVALAVQLMVLPSLAPAGAPGLRQLGGALRSRLVVLGLVATAFVAAGHFTGFTYINPAAQTIAGFDTAGLATLLLVYGVAAFAGNLVAGPLVDRRMRTAILVFPTLLGTAMAVFALSGGAPVSVIAAVALWGFAFGAVPTTLQTWLARSAPDRLESVGGLQVAAFQLAIAAGAVVGGVLVDSVGVQLALVAGGVSAVVGGVLLSSLRSR
- a CDS encoding GAF domain-containing protein — protein: MRSPWLALPELAVPRRPRSVVHESWQRARERELDPEHLPTLEVGEDVLADFRLAHPLAPVLPVIRKLLVRDAEGSGLLVAVGDEMGRLLWVEGDNAARRRAEQMRFVEGAGWSERTVGTSAPGTALELDHGIQIHDAEHFNRLVHGWSCTAVPVHDPETRRILGVIDITGDARAVDPHTLPLIEATAAAAEAELMVLRLKALRERGSRPGEHAERMSVAGFAPSHGAGGAAGAPRARRRPTSLHVLGRDTGELLAGDVTAELSLRHSEIVTVLAWHRGGLSASRLAELVYGEEALVTLRAEIVRLRRILDQQGTGIELLSRPYRLSVPLELDAHHVISLLDRGAHRVALAASRGPLLPASEAPGVEDIRAQLRTRLREAMLTDAAVDVMLDYAATEDGLGDAEVWAAALRLLPPRSPKRAGVVAHLEALEG